The following are encoded together in the Calditerricola satsumensis genome:
- a CDS encoding RicAFT regulatory complex protein RicA family protein, with the protein MAKADAVVTAEDVLAKARELAAYLAQCEEVVRFRQAEERVKQNEKIRRITAEIRRKQKQATAFDHFQKPGLARQVDAEVAALLRQLDEIPLVQEYKALQADLNEVLQLITNVIAQTVSGTLDVKTGAD; encoded by the coding sequence GTGGCCAAAGCCGACGCCGTCGTGACGGCCGAAGACGTCTTGGCCAAGGCGCGCGAGCTGGCCGCCTACCTCGCCCAGTGCGAAGAGGTGGTGCGCTTCCGCCAGGCCGAGGAACGGGTGAAGCAAAACGAGAAGATCCGGCGCATCACCGCGGAGATTCGCCGCAAGCAGAAGCAGGCCACGGCCTTTGACCACTTCCAGAAGCCCGGTTTGGCCCGGCAAGTGGACGCGGAGGTGGCCGCGCTGCTTCGCCAGCTCGACGAGATCCCCCTTGTGCAGGAATACAAGGCGCTGCAGGCCGACCTGAACGAGGTCCTGCAGCTCATCACCAACGTCATCGCGCAGACGGTTTCGGGAACCCTCGACGTCAAAACGGGGGCGGATTGA
- the miaB gene encoding tRNA (N6-isopentenyl adenosine(37)-C2)-methylthiotransferase MiaB — protein MAQMTIDFSRFFVPPNLKEAKKRGKEAVNVIRDFDIPEDMKDIGRGHTYLIRTYGCQMNVHDSETIAGILERMGYAPTEDEREADIILYNTCAVRENAEDKVFGELGRLKGLKRTKPDLILGVCGCMPQEEAVVNRILQRYPHVDLIFGTHNIHRLPVLLREALYAKEMVVEVWSKEGDIVENLPKVRQDGVRAWVNIMYGCDKFCTYCIVPYTRGKERSRLPQDVLAEVRDLARQGYMEVTLLGQNVNAYGKDFVDLDYDFADLLDDIRKIGIPRVRFTTSHPRDFDDKLIEVLAKGGNLVEHIHLPVQSGNSEILKKMARKYTREQYLELVRKIKEAIPGVALTTDIIVGFPGETEEQFQDTLSLVREVEFDGAYTFVYSPRPGTPAAEMEDNVPLEEKKDRLHRLNALVNEIALKKNEALRGQVVEVLVEGRSKTNPNMLSGRTRTNKLVHFPGGEELVGKLLPVKITEAHAHTLYGEALVASGV, from the coding sequence ATGGCCCAAATGACGATCGATTTCAGCCGCTTCTTCGTTCCGCCGAACCTGAAGGAAGCGAAAAAGCGCGGAAAGGAAGCCGTCAACGTCATCCGCGATTTCGATATACCCGAGGACATGAAGGACATCGGCCGCGGCCACACGTACCTCATCCGCACCTACGGCTGCCAGATGAACGTCCACGACAGCGAGACGATCGCCGGCATCCTCGAACGGATGGGGTATGCGCCGACGGAGGATGAGCGCGAGGCCGACATCATCCTCTACAACACCTGCGCCGTCCGCGAAAACGCGGAGGACAAGGTGTTCGGCGAGCTGGGCCGCCTGAAGGGGCTCAAGCGCACCAAGCCCGACCTCATCCTCGGTGTGTGCGGGTGCATGCCGCAGGAGGAGGCGGTGGTCAACCGCATCCTGCAGCGCTACCCGCACGTTGACCTCATCTTCGGGACGCACAACATCCACCGGCTGCCCGTTCTCTTGCGCGAGGCCCTCTACGCGAAAGAAATGGTCGTCGAGGTGTGGTCGAAGGAGGGCGACATCGTCGAGAACCTGCCCAAGGTGCGGCAGGACGGCGTCCGCGCGTGGGTGAACATCATGTACGGGTGCGACAAGTTCTGCACCTACTGCATCGTGCCGTACACGCGCGGCAAGGAGCGCAGCCGCCTGCCCCAGGACGTGCTGGCCGAGGTGCGCGACCTGGCCCGCCAAGGCTACATGGAAGTGACGCTCCTCGGGCAGAATGTCAACGCCTACGGCAAGGACTTCGTTGACCTCGACTACGACTTCGCCGATCTCCTCGACGACATCCGCAAGATCGGCATCCCGCGCGTGCGGTTCACGACGAGCCACCCGCGCGACTTCGACGACAAGCTGATCGAGGTGCTGGCCAAGGGCGGCAACCTGGTGGAGCACATCCACCTGCCCGTGCAGTCGGGCAACTCGGAGATCCTCAAGAAGATGGCCCGCAAGTACACGCGCGAGCAGTACCTCGAGCTCGTGCGCAAGATCAAGGAAGCGATTCCGGGCGTCGCCCTGACGACGGACATCATCGTCGGCTTCCCCGGCGAGACGGAGGAGCAGTTCCAGGATACCCTGTCCCTCGTGCGGGAAGTGGAGTTTGACGGCGCCTACACCTTCGTCTACTCGCCGCGCCCGGGCACGCCGGCGGCGGAGATGGAGGACAACGTGCCGCTGGAGGAGAAGAAGGACCGCCTGCACCGCCTCAACGCCCTGGTGAACGAAATTGCCCTGAAGAAAAACGAGGCCCTGCGCGGCCAGGTGGTCGAGGTGCTCGTGGAAGGGCGGAGCAAGACGAACCCGAACATGCTCTCCGGCCGCACGCGGACGAACAAGCTCGTCCACTTCCCGGGCGGCGAGGAACTGGTGGGCAAGCTGCTCCCGGTGAAGATCACCGAGGCCCACGCCCACACCCTCTACGGCGAGGCCCTCGTCGCCAGCGGGGTGTGA
- a CDS encoding enoyl-CoA hydratase-related protein gives MKDLILYDCRGPVGWLTLNDPDRHNTLTVDLMEALETKLRAIASARDVAVVVLQGIPKVFSSGHNLREIQERDLQDVYALFEQSYRLKRTIREMPQVIIAKVQGIAVAAGLELVAVADLAVAAESARFGTTGIRWGLFCSTPGVFLSRNVPRKKAAELLFTGRLVSAKEAEAMGLVNRVVPDDELDSATEALALKIAAHSLNVIEIGKRLFYQQLPLDDWSALAYATEVIVRNSKHPDALHGIQAFIEKQVPRWQDGVARE, from the coding sequence ATGAAGGATTTAATCCTATACGATTGCCGGGGGCCAGTTGGCTGGTTGACCCTGAATGATCCCGACCGGCATAACACGCTGACGGTCGATCTCATGGAAGCCTTGGAAACGAAGTTGCGCGCGATCGCCAGCGCCCGAGACGTGGCGGTCGTCGTGCTCCAAGGCATACCCAAAGTGTTCTCGTCGGGACACAACTTGCGCGAGATTCAAGAACGAGACCTGCAAGACGTCTACGCCCTCTTTGAACAAAGCTATCGTCTCAAACGAACGATCCGCGAGATGCCCCAAGTGATCATCGCCAAGGTGCAGGGCATCGCCGTCGCCGCCGGCCTGGAACTCGTCGCCGTGGCGGATTTGGCGGTGGCGGCGGAAAGCGCCCGCTTTGGAACAACGGGCATTCGCTGGGGACTTTTTTGCAGCACGCCGGGTGTGTTCCTGAGCCGTAATGTGCCGCGCAAAAAAGCGGCTGAGCTGTTGTTCACCGGCCGTCTCGTTAGCGCGAAGGAAGCCGAGGCAATGGGTTTGGTTAACCGAGTGGTGCCGGACGACGAACTCGACTCGGCCACCGAGGCGCTGGCTTTGAAAATCGCCGCCCACAGCTTGAACGTCATCGAGATCGGCAAACGCCTGTTCTATCAGCAGCTGCCGCTGGATGACTGGTCCGCGTTGGCCTATGCGACCGAAGTGATTGTCCGCAACAGCAAACATCCCGATGCCTTGCACGGCATTCAGGCCTTTATCGAAAAGCAAGTCCCTCGCTGGCAAGACGGCGTGGCACGCGAATGA
- a CDS encoding AMP-binding enzyme yields MRPGHQVTADELIGFCRERLAHFKCPKAIEFGELPKTSTGKIQKHVLKNREWQGMESKIR; encoded by the coding sequence GTGCGACCAGGGCATCAGGTGACGGCGGATGAGCTGATTGGGTTTTGCCGGGAGCGTTTGGCTCATTTCAAATGTCCAAAAGCCATTGAATTCGGAGAGTTGCCCAAGACAAGCACGGGGAAAATTCAAAAACACGTGTTGAAAAATCGAGAATGGCAGGGGATGGAAAGTAAAATTAGATAA
- a CDS encoding AMP-binding protein produces MSKTLAYRTPLTPAMFLERTVVAFPDQVAEVEGDRRYTYRELHERVHRLGNALTRLGVKRGDRVAVLAPNTRMALEAHLAVPLIGAVLVPINIRLSPQEIAYILDHSEASVLLADSEFVTHVRPILKNAKALKAVVVDGDGMTQSETNGFHEAGLTWMIYEEWLAQAPYAILPIAVQDEWELISINYTSGTTGRPKGVMLHHRGAFLNALSEVIETRLDPQSVYLWTLPMFHAAGWCFSWAVTAVGARHVLLRKVDPKQIVHLIEREGVTHFCAAPTVLTMLVQYLNDAGRAFPHPIHIITAASPPSPSLLRQIERLGGKVTHVYGLTEVYGPFTINEWRTEWEALPLEERAKLKARQGIPYIGLGELMVVDSEMRPVPKDGQTMGEVVMRGNGVMLGYYKAPEETEKAFRGGWFHTGDVAVWHPDGYIELKDRQKDIIISGGENISSIEVERTLLEHPAVLEVAVIGIPDPKWGGSPQSVRHRATRASGDGG; encoded by the coding sequence TTGAGCAAGACGCTGGCCTATCGCACACCCCTCACCCCGGCCATGTTTCTCGAGCGAACGGTCGTTGCTTTCCCCGACCAAGTGGCGGAGGTGGAGGGGGACCGTCGTTACACATACCGCGAACTGCATGAACGGGTTCACCGCCTCGGGAATGCCCTGACGCGCCTTGGCGTGAAACGCGGCGACCGCGTGGCCGTGCTCGCCCCCAACACTCGCATGGCGCTTGAGGCGCACTTGGCCGTCCCGTTGATCGGGGCCGTTCTTGTCCCCATCAACATTCGCTTATCGCCGCAAGAAATTGCGTACATTCTTGATCACTCCGAGGCGAGCGTTCTCCTGGCGGACTCTGAGTTTGTGACGCACGTCCGGCCGATCTTGAAAAACGCGAAAGCCCTCAAAGCGGTTGTCGTCGACGGAGATGGCATGACGCAGAGCGAAACGAATGGGTTTCACGAGGCCGGTCTAACCTGGATGATTTACGAAGAATGGCTGGCACAGGCGCCCTATGCCATCCTGCCCATTGCGGTTCAAGACGAATGGGAACTGATCTCCATCAACTACACGAGCGGAACCACGGGACGCCCGAAAGGCGTCATGCTGCACCATCGAGGGGCCTTTCTCAATGCGTTGTCGGAAGTCATTGAAACCAGGCTTGACCCGCAAAGTGTTTACCTCTGGACGCTTCCCATGTTTCATGCAGCGGGATGGTGCTTCTCCTGGGCGGTTACCGCCGTCGGTGCCCGGCATGTCCTTCTGCGCAAGGTCGATCCCAAGCAAATCGTCCACCTGATTGAACGTGAAGGTGTGACCCATTTCTGCGCTGCACCGACCGTGCTCACCATGTTGGTGCAATACCTAAACGACGCAGGGCGCGCCTTCCCCCATCCGATCCATATCATCACCGCTGCCTCACCACCCAGCCCGTCTCTGCTCCGCCAGATTGAACGTCTGGGAGGAAAGGTCACGCACGTTTACGGCCTTACCGAAGTGTACGGACCGTTTACGATCAACGAATGGCGCACCGAATGGGAGGCGCTTCCGCTTGAAGAACGGGCAAAGCTCAAAGCGCGCCAAGGCATTCCCTATATCGGGCTCGGAGAGCTCATGGTGGTCGATTCCGAAATGCGGCCGGTTCCAAAGGACGGCCAGACGATGGGCGAAGTCGTCATGCGCGGCAACGGCGTCATGCTCGGCTATTACAAAGCCCCGGAGGAGACGGAAAAAGCTTTTCGCGGCGGCTGGTTTCACACCGGCGATGTCGCCGTCTGGCATCCGGACGGTTACATCGAACTCAAAGACCGGCAAAAAGACATCATCATTTCGGGCGGGGAAAATATCAGTTCTATCGAAGTTGAACGGACGCTCCTCGAACATCCCGCAGTGCTTGAAGTGGCCGTGATCGGCATTCCCGACCCCAAATGGGGGGGAAGTCCCCAAAGCGTTCGTCACCGTGCGACCAGGGCATCAGGTGACGGCGGATGA